A segment of the Anopheles cruzii chromosome 2, idAnoCruzAS_RS32_06, whole genome shotgun sequence genome:
GCCGTCACCAGTTCCGGCGTCCACTCGGTGTACTTGTTGTGCAGCTTGCCATTGTGGGCCTCGTGGGTCGTGGAACCGAACACGGACCGCACGTGCGTCGACACGTCCGTGCTCCACACGTcggccgggtgctgctgcagtaTGTTGCCATCCAGTACGAGCCACTcgtgaccaccgccaccgttgcttGTGCCGTTCAGCTCACCCGTCGCCGGCAGATCCGGGAACGTGCGACGCCATACGTCGGGCACGGCGTCCAAAATCTCTTCGTCCTCCTTATCCAGCAGACACGTCGCGTTCGCGCAACGCACTTTACTCGCGTACAGTGCATTTTCCTTCTCCGAGTCGGCCAGTGGCTTACCGGGGAATATGGAGGCACCGGATGAGACCCAGGTCCGGGCGAACAGTTTGCTGGTTTTGTTCGACGAAGCAAGGGCCGTCACTAGCGTGCCACCGGCACGGTGCCCAAACAGGGTGACCGACTTGGGATCACCCCCGAAGTGCGGGATGTTCAGCTGGATCCACTTGAGCGCGACGATCAAATCCGTCAACCCGTAGTTACCGGACGTCGGCGGATGGGCTCGCTTCGTTAGCTGCTCCACGGCCAGGAACCCGAACACGTTTAGCCGGAAGTTCGGGCGCACAAAGATGACGTCCCGAGCCCGGGCGTAGCGTGTCGATGGCCGCAGCTTACCGGGCGAGTCCCCGGTGAAGGATTCGGCtccgaccagcaccaccaccggcagcgggtTGTCGTAGCGCACGTGCGGTGTGATGACGTCGAGCGTGAGGCAATCCTCGGCCCCGTCCACCTTGCCGTCGGCGTAGAACTGCCAGCAGACCGGGGTCGAGTTGTGGGCCTTCAGCGTACCGTTCCAGCAGTGCTCGATGCTCTCGATTGGTTGCGCCGCCTTCCAGCGGTTCTCGCCGACCGGGGGGACCGCGTACGGGATGCCACGGAACGCGAACGAACCGTCCTCGAGCACACCCTCGACGCGTCCACAGTTGGTGACCGTTTCGATGTACTTCCCATCGCGAACCGGAGCCGTCACGGGTTCACCTTTGCCGATGAGCGTGAATGCGATGATCAGTGCCACGAGCACCAGGATGATCAGGATGCCGGCAATGACGGTAATGTCATCTGTCAGCAGAAAGGAGAAGTAACAGTTAGAACCGAACCCGTGTTTTCCCCGAACCACACACGTCCGCCACTTACCGACTGAACACCGGTACGACTGAACTCGCTGCAACAGACTGCGCTCCTGGGCGTCCTCTTCCGCTTCGGCCGCCTTATCCTTCGCCTCCTTGTCCTCCGGCTTCACCAGCGCTTCGCCATCGGTGCCACCGTTGACGCCGGCGGTCTTCCCATCGACTCCATCCTTCGTTTCGGTGTCCTTCAGCGAATCGTCCAGCGTTTCCATCGACGCTAACCCGGCCCGGTTCTTCGGCGTTTTCCCCAGCTCGATGTCATCATCCGGCTCGCCGCTCGCCACCGGTTTGAAGCGCTTCGGGATGATACTGGCCAGTGGGACCCGCAGCGCATCCAGCAGACCCTTCTTCGGTGCCTGGCTACCGTCCGtctcgtcggcggccggctcGCCCTTTTTGGTGTCCTCTCCGGGTGCGTCACCGCCCCCGTCACTGCTCGGTTTGTCCGTCGCCTCGGCCGTCACTTCGTCCTTCTCCTCCTCTTCGGCCGCCTCGGCCGCCTTCGTGCCGGCCTCCACATCctccgcagccgccgccggcttcTTGGCGAACGGATTGCGCAGCTTCAGGTTGGCGAAGAACCCACCGGCCGTACGCTTCGGTTTCTCCTCCTTTGCCTCAgcaccaccgtccgccggcAGCTTCGCGTCCTTGCCGCCCTTTTCGTCCCCGTTTTCGCccttctccagcagctcgtTGTCCGCTCCGTCCGCTTCCTTCGTTTTTTCCTTGTTCTTGTTGAAGAACCCGGGCAACTTGAACGCTCCGGCCGGAacctttttcggtttcacttccCGCTCCTCGGCCTGCACCTTGTTCGGTTTGTCGCCCTTCGTgtcaccaccggccgccgccgccggctgctgctctttaccctgctgctgctgctgctccggctgtCCGTCGGACTTTTTGTCGACCAAGCCACCGGCTTCTTCCGGCAGCTTCACGATTTCCTCCCCGTTGGCCACGTTTTCGGTGCTCTTCTTGCGCTGCTGGTCCTTGCCCGGTTTGTCACCAGCGCCGTCCCCGAGCAGCTTCTccgtttccttcgcttccggCTCGggtccgtcgccggccggttgcGGTGTCGCCGGTTTCTGACCCTGACCCTGCTCGGTTGCTTCGGTCGCACCGGCCGCGGGCGTTGTTTCCTTCTCGTCCGTTTCACCCATACTGTGCGGTTGGCGGcccgtcaaactttcctaccgtacgccgcgccgcgtcgtGTTCGTCTGCAAtcaggaagaagaaaacgggaATGTGTTAGACGGAAGGAATCCAGTTGGTGACCCTTTGAAAGCGGGGAATGAACGATCATCGAAAACACATTCCGATCTACAAGGTGCTGACAGTTCTATGATGCCGAAGTGACAGTTCTTGATTAGATTTAATCTTTCTCGACGCTACTGCACAGGAGGATCAATCCGGATCGGACACTGCCATAGAGCCGTCGACGATCTTAACTAAAAGCCTCACACTAACTGTTGGCCCCTCTCTCCAGAGTGGTGTACCAGATGCGCCCCGTTACGGCCAATTATGGACCTAGACATGTGGCGAAGCGCAACTGACCTCGATCTCTAGCCCCACCtgtccgggcccgggtgcGATCAAGAGATCAAGACATCAGAAACTCGCTTCCCTCCGGAGGCAGGATTAGTTCCAGCGCTCTCTAGCCTTAATGGGGCGCctagcaaaaataaaaatccggTCCATCTTAGCCGGGGCAATTTACCATTCTCCTTCTGCTTCTCCGTCGCGGTCCGACCTGCCTGAAGGTCTGCCCGGGGCGGGTTCTTTAGGCACACACGAGTACTGCGTGATCGAAAGTAGGCAACACGGCCGTAATTATTCGCTCCACATTAGCTCCGG
Coding sequences within it:
- the LOC128267853 gene encoding neurotactin — translated: MGETDEKETTPAAGATEATEQGQGQKPATPQPAGDGPEPEAKETEKLLGDGAGDKPGKDQQRKKSTENVANGEEIVKLPEEAGGLVDKKSDGQPEQQQQQGKEQQPAAAAGGDTKGDKPNKVQAEEREVKPKKVPAGAFKLPGFFNKNKEKTKEADGADNELLEKGENGDEKGGKDAKLPADGGAEAKEEKPKRTAGGFFANLKLRNPFAKKPAAAAEDVEAGTKAAEAAEEEEKDEVTAEATDKPSSDGGGDAPGEDTKKGEPAADETDGSQAPKKGLLDALRVPLASIIPKRFKPVASGEPDDDIELGKTPKNRAGLASMETLDDSLKDTETKDGVDGKTAGVNGGTDGEALVKPEDKEAKDKAAEAEEDAQERSLLQRVQSYRCSVDDITVIAGILIILVLVALIIAFTLIGKGEPVTAPVRDGKYIETVTNCGRVEGVLEDGSFAFRGIPYAVPPVGENRWKAAQPIESIEHCWNGTLKAHNSTPVCWQFYADGKVDGAEDCLTLDVITPHVRYDNPLPVVVLVGAESFTGDSPGKLRPSTRYARARDVIFVRPNFRLNVFGFLAVEQLTKRAHPPTSGNYGLTDLIVALKWIQLNIPHFGGDPKSVTLFGHRAGGTLVTALASSNKTSKLFARTWVSSGASIFPGKPLADSEKENALYASKVRCANATCLLDKEDEEILDAVPDVWRRTFPDLPATGELNGTSNGGGGHEWLVLDGNILQQHPADVWSTDVSTHVRSVFGSTTHEAHNGKLHNKYTEWTPELVTAHVNESVIGQLGLTEEALRRYNATYQGLVAMISDIRTICPLLTVTQQLASSQFYVVSQTGGALGMADVDSDIQAILGRYEPKTPEQRRYVSAIQQLFYHYVSHGEIKHELRKKLLDIGQDALPTYNSDNCLFWIKNDVVPRYARLD